TTCCCAGACAACCTGGGGTTGGATAACCAATGTCGTCGTCGATTTTATATCCCGTGTGCTTTGCCAAAACTTCAGCCACTTTACGGCAGTCTCCGTTCACATTCAGAACGGGATGCCACGAGTGCAGAGAAAGAATGAAAACTGGCTTCTTGGTTGCACAATAGTCCATCAAGCCTTTGTTTTCGTTCTCGCTGCCAGCGAAGGGTCCCGGATGATAGCGCGGGGTTTTTACTTCCGGCGACCAGTCCTTGGTTGGAAGGTTTCTATTTAAGTCCACACCATTGCCATTGCCACGAGTCTTGAAGATCACTCCTTCGAAATTAAACTGCGGCACGATTGTGATATTCAATTTGTAGGGGTTGGATCGCATGAAATGTTTCATCAGCTCTTGCGCGGCAATGACTCCTTCGACTTCGTCGCCATGAACACCGCCTAGAATAAGTACTTCAGGACCGCCGTTATGAAACTCATAAGAAAGAACCGGCATTCCTTTGGATGTGTAGGTAAAAATAGAAGTTTTCATGACAAACCTTTCCCTCTGGGGCATGATGTTAGCACGAGGTCTTCATGGAATACATCAATAATGAATTATGCCTAGGTCCGTTAAAGAAGCGGCTTTTGCCTTTGTGCGTGAATTACATGCGTCCCATTTATGTGTATGACCTCGATTTTATTTCTCAGCGTTTCACGGCCATGGCGCAAGCTCTAGCGGGAACACGCCTTTTTTATGCCGTGAAGGCCAATCCGAATCATCAAGTTTTGCAACATCTTAAAAAAATGGGTTCTGGTGCGGATGTTGTCTCGTTAGGCGAGATCAAAAGAGCCCTGGAAAGTGGTTTTTCCCCTCAGGATATCGTCTATAGCGGCGTGGGAAAAACGCGTCATGAAATCACGGAAGCTTTGAAGATCGGAATTTTACAGATCAACGTGGAAAGTTTGCCAGAGCTTGAGCGGGTCGGCGCCATTGCGCGGTCTTTGAAGAAGAAAGCCGCCGTGGCTTTGCGCTTAAATCCTGATATCGATATTAAAACCCACCCTTATATTGCGACAGGCCTTAAAGACAATAAATTTGGCATGGAGCTTTCGCTCATTCCGGATTTAACAGACTGTCTTATGCGATTTTCTGACTCTTTGGAACTGGTGGGGTTCAGTCTTCACCTAGGTTCCATGATGATGGAATTTGCGGGCTATGAAGAGGCTTTGCGCAAGCTCAAGCCGGTTTTTGTAGAGATGCAAAAAAAGTTTCCAACTCTGCGCCGTTTTGATTTCGGTGGTGGATTGGGAATTTTCTATGATCGTTTGGATTTGGAGCTGGAAGAAAGTCTTTTGCGCGACTACGCGAAAATCACGCACGATGTGTTGGGTGATCTTCACTGCGAACTGCAATCCGAACCCGGCCGTTGGTTGTTGGCCCACTGCGGAGTTTTAATCTCTGAAGTGCAGTATATTAAAAAAACCTCTGCCAAGGAATTCGTCATTGTCGATGCCGGCATGAATCACTTGATTCGTCCTTCTTTGTATGAAGCCAAGCATCTTATCATGCCTTTAAAAAAGTCCTGCGAATCTATGCAGGCGGATGTGGTGGGACCTATCTGTGAGTCCTCAGACTTTTTTGCCAAAGATGTGACTTTGGGAAAAGTTCAGGAAGGCGACTTTGTCGCTATCATGGATGCAGGTGCGTATGGCTATTCGATGGCCAGTCAGTACAATATGCAGGAGCTTCCTTTAGAAATTTGTATCTAAAGATCCACTACGCGGAATGAGTTGGGCGTTAAAGGATTTAAAATTCGATGTGCCACTTCTGTGAAATGAGCCGAGTGATCGGTGGTCATTATTTCTATGAGGCGTTCATTCCCGGAATTGTTTTTTCCCAGGCGTCCACCAGTGAAATCACGTTCCAGCCAGTGCGAGATCGCCTCTCCTGAGTCCACAAGTTCCACAGCGGCTCCAGTCACCCGAGCGATGGCATTCTTGAGGATTGGATAGTGGGTGCAGCCCAGAATCAAAGTATCAATGGAATGATTTAGTAGCGGGCTGACGTAGCGAAAGACAATAAGATTGGTCACGGGGTCTACGTCCCAGCCCTCTTCCGCCAAAGGAACAAAAAGCGGGCAGGCCTGATCGAAAACTTCTGCTTTTGG
This sequence is a window from Bdellovibrio sp. ArHS. Protein-coding genes within it:
- a CDS encoding M14 family zinc carboxypeptidase, with amino-acid sequence MKTSIFTYTSKGMPVLSYEFHNGGPEVLILGGVHGDEVEGVIAAQELMKHFMRSNPYKLNITIVPQFNFEGVIFKTRGNGNGVDLNRNLPTKDWSPEVKTPRYHPGPFAGSENENKGLMDYCATKKPVFILSLHSWHPVLNVNGDCRKVAEVLAKHTGYKIDDDIGYPTPGCLGTYTGLERNLPTLTYEIERGLSAEKIIEIHVPAILESLKVLEQ
- the lysA gene encoding diaminopimelate decarboxylase, yielding MEYINNELCLGPLKKRLLPLCVNYMRPIYVYDLDFISQRFTAMAQALAGTRLFYAVKANPNHQVLQHLKKMGSGADVVSLGEIKRALESGFSPQDIVYSGVGKTRHEITEALKIGILQINVESLPELERVGAIARSLKKKAAVALRLNPDIDIKTHPYIATGLKDNKFGMELSLIPDLTDCLMRFSDSLELVGFSLHLGSMMMEFAGYEEALRKLKPVFVEMQKKFPTLRRFDFGGGLGIFYDRLDLELEESLLRDYAKITHDVLGDLHCELQSEPGRWLLAHCGVLISEVQYIKKTSAKEFVIVDAGMNHLIRPSLYEAKHLIMPLKKSCESMQADVVGPICESSDFFAKDVTLGKVQEGDFVAIMDAGAYGYSMASQYNMQELPLEICI
- the murI gene encoding glutamate racemase; this encodes MTSSDTRPIGVFDSGIGGLTVLKELAVRFPQENFLYLGDTARLPYGSKSPSTIRKYSEQNIHFLEKQQVKAIVIACNTASSQLTEREFDGLPIYNVIEPGSERALEKSSAKKIGVLGTRATVNSQAYRKKILELYPKAEVFDQACPLFVPLAEEGWDVDPVTNLIVFRYVSPLLNHSIDTLILGCTHYPILKNAIARVTGAAVELVDSGEAISHWLERDFTGGRLGKNNSGNERLIEIMTTDHSAHFTEVAHRILNPLTPNSFRVVDL